In the genome of Myroides phaeus, one region contains:
- a CDS encoding mechanosensitive ion channel family protein has product MEKLDNLLTRYIENFIAFIPEVVTSLIILGLGMWAIKFLQKLAQKIFVKNKIDPTFSSFILDVLIWGLRILLFVIIASKLGIQTSSFVAIIGAMSLAIGLSLQGSLSNFAGGVLIILFKPFRIGDVIEAQGETGKVLAIHIFSTQIVNYQNNIIYIPNGVLSNGKIKNITQNNLRRAEIFVQTNLVKSTSDFIEQLKAELDNHDMIISQPKPRILIKELLDTKITYNVQVWVENDNYNTVCSFVLLKAKEITDSL; this is encoded by the coding sequence ATGGAAAAATTAGATAATTTACTTACGAGATACATAGAGAACTTTATTGCGTTCATTCCAGAGGTAGTAACCTCTCTAATCATTTTAGGATTAGGAATGTGGGCAATCAAGTTTCTTCAAAAATTAGCGCAAAAGATTTTTGTCAAAAATAAAATAGACCCAACTTTTTCGAGCTTTATTTTGGATGTATTGATTTGGGGATTGCGCATCTTACTTTTTGTTATTATTGCATCAAAACTTGGAATTCAAACAAGCTCTTTTGTTGCTATAATTGGTGCAATGAGTTTAGCTATTGGTCTTTCATTACAAGGATCTCTTAGTAATTTTGCTGGAGGTGTTTTAATCATTTTATTTAAACCTTTTCGCATTGGAGATGTGATTGAAGCACAAGGAGAGACGGGTAAAGTTTTAGCAATTCATATTTTCTCAACACAAATTGTCAATTATCAAAATAACATTATCTACATCCCAAATGGTGTATTATCTAATGGAAAAATAAAAAACATAACTCAAAACAACTTAAGAAGAGCTGAAATTTTTGTACAAACGAATCTTGTTAAGAGTACGAGTGATTTTATAGAACAACTAAAAGCTGAATTAGATAATCACGATATGATTATCTCTCAACCCAAACCACGTATTCTTATCAAAGAACTTTTAGATACTAAGATTACGTACAATGTGCAGGTCTGGGTAGAAAACGACAATTACAATACGGTGTGTTCTTTTGTTTTACTTAAAGCTAAAGAAATCACTGATTCCCTATAA